From a region of the Salmo trutta chromosome 10, fSalTru1.1, whole genome shotgun sequence genome:
- the casp7 gene encoding caspase-7 — protein sequence MAAEEPDVTQLEGEVMELEDATDAKPDRKGRFLLFGLKKNKDGKTREQDYSSESHYRIVSPTFQYKMSHQRVGKCIIINNKNFDEKTGMNVRNGTDRDAGELFKCFKSLGFDVCIYNDQTCEKMERLLREASEEDHSDSSCFACILLSHGEEGMIYGTDGAMPIKSMTSLFRGDMCKSLVGKPKLFFIQACRGSEFDDGIQTDSGPPNDTLETDANPRHKIPVEADFLFAYSTVPGYYSWRNPGRGSWFVQALCNVLNEFGKQLEIMQILTRVNYMVATSFESWSEDPRFSEKKQIPCVVSMLTKELYFN from the exons ATGGCGGCAGAAGAACCTGATGTTACTCAGCTAGAGGGAGAAGTCATGGAGCTTGAAGATGCAACAGATGCCAAACCTGACCGAAAGGGAAGATTCCTCCTCTTTGGACT TAAGAAGAATAAGGATGGCAAGACGCGGGAGCAGGACTACTCCTCTGAAAGCCATTACAGAATCGTTTCACCAACATTCCAGTATAAGATGAGCCACCAGCGAGTGGGCAAGTGCATCATAATCAACAACAAGAACTTTGACGAAAAGACGG GAATGAATGTACGCAATGGCACGGATCGAGACGCAGGCGAATTGTTTAAGTGCTTTAAGAGCCTGGGCTTCGACGTCTGCATCTACAACGACCAGACGTGTGAGAAGATGGAGCGTCTTCTCCGAGAGG ccTCAGAGGAGGACCACAGCGACAGCTCCTGCTTTGCCTGCATCCTGCTGAGTCACGGTGAGGAGGGTATGATCTATGGCACTGACGGAGCCATGCCCATCAAGAGCATGACCTCACTCTTCAGGGGTGACATGTGCAAGAGTCTAGTGGGCAAGCCCAAACTCTTCTTCATTCAG GCTTGTCGAGGTTCTGAGTTCGATGATGGCATACAGACTGATTCCGGGCCCCCCAATGATACCCTGGAAACGGATGCAAATCCCAGGCACAAGATTCCTGTCGAGGCAGATTTCCTTTTTGCCTACTCCACCGTGCCAG GGTACTATTCGTGGAGGAACCCTGGGCGCGGCTCCTGGtttgtccaggcactctgcaacGTCCTCAATGAGTTTGGTAAGCAGCTGGAGATCATGCAGATCCTCACACGTGTCAACTACATGGTGGCCACCAGCTTCGAGTCCTGGTCCGAGGACCCACGTTTCAGCGAGAAGAAGCAGATCCCCTGCGTGGTCTCCATGCTGACCAAGGAGCTGTATTTTAACTGA